A DNA window from Deltaproteobacteria bacterium contains the following coding sequences:
- a CDS encoding RNA polymerase factor sigma-32, translating to MANSTALTISENNIDSYMAEVSRHPLLSRDEEMSLAYAFRDDGDVSAAHRMVVGNLRFVVKIAHEYRHYGLKKLDLIQEGNMGLMMAVKKFDPDRGYRLISYAVWWIRAQIQSFIQRSWSMVKVGMTGSRRKLFFKLRSERALLEKNALPGEKPTNADIAKHLGVSEADVDAMEVVMAGRDFSLDTTLTDESGTSHLDLLADENASQEEYVAQLEEHQVVREKLAEVAADSNEKEQYIIEHRLLDEEPMSLQEIGTHFGVSRERIRQLESRVMGKLKLSLEGLRPSPQA from the coding sequence TGGCTGAGGTGAGTCGTCACCCCTTGCTGAGCCGAGACGAAGAGATGAGCTTAGCGTATGCGTTCCGCGATGACGGAGATGTATCTGCTGCCCACCGAATGGTCGTCGGAAACCTCCGATTTGTTGTGAAAATCGCTCACGAATACCGCCATTACGGCCTCAAGAAACTCGACTTGATTCAAGAGGGCAATATGGGCCTCATGATGGCTGTGAAAAAGTTTGATCCAGACCGTGGATATCGACTGATTTCTTATGCCGTCTGGTGGATTCGAGCACAAATCCAGAGCTTTATTCAGCGGTCGTGGTCCATGGTCAAAGTGGGCATGACAGGCTCTCGGCGAAAGCTTTTCTTCAAGCTGCGCTCGGAACGCGCACTTCTGGAAAAGAATGCCTTGCCAGGTGAAAAGCCGACCAACGCCGACATCGCCAAGCATCTCGGAGTCTCCGAAGCGGATGTAGATGCCATGGAAGTGGTGATGGCTGGACGAGATTTCTCGCTGGATACAACACTCACCGACGAGAGCGGAACTTCACACCTCGACCTACTGGCCGACGAGAATGCTTCGCAGGAAGAGTATGTTGCTCAACTCGAGGAACACCAAGTCGTACGTGAAAAGCTTGCTGAAGTTGCTGCCGACTCAAACGAGAAAGAGCAGTACATCATTGAGCACCGCCTACTCGACGAAGAACCCATGAGTCTCCAAGAAATTGGAACCCATTTTGGGGTCTCTAGAGAGCGCATCCGTCAGCTTGAAAGCCGCGTGATGGGCAAACTTAAGCTCTCCCTTGAAGGCCTCCGCCCGAGCCCTCAAGCCTAG
- a CDS encoding CTP synthase has product MTTRKPKFIFITGGVVSALGKGLSAASIGALLENRGMKVSMMKLDPYINVDPGTMSPYQHGEVYVLDDGAETDLDLGHYERFTSAKLSQHSNYTAGRIYQHVIQKERRGDYLGATVQVIPHITNEIKGVVLENAKDCDVCLVEIGGTVGDIESLPFLEAIRQIPYDVGKGNCIYIHLTLVPYIKTAGEVKTKPTQHSVKELRNIGISPDILLCRCEAPLTKAVKSKISLFGSVGLDSVFSAVDVPTIYQLPIALHQQGLDDKIAELLNIWSRAPSLDRWQRVVEGALNPKSQTTIAIVGKYVELVDSYKSLHESLIHGGLSHNTKVELDYIDSEALGNGDEDALKRLRSAQGVLIPGGFGERGVEGKIKAVEIARKEKIPFFGICLGLQIAVIEYARNVAGIANATSQEFDEKASDQVVAIMEDQVSVREKGGTMRLGAYPCKLAEGTLSQRLYGREQISERHRHRFEVNNKYRAQLVENGLVIAGTSPDDHLVEMVELKDHPFFVACQFHPEFKSKPFEPHPIFEGFVGAAVEISATQDNG; this is encoded by the coding sequence ATGACAACACGCAAGCCTAAGTTCATTTTTATTACCGGAGGCGTTGTCTCTGCACTTGGCAAAGGGCTCTCCGCTGCCTCCATCGGTGCGCTACTCGAAAATCGGGGAATGAAAGTTTCCATGATGAAGCTCGACCCCTACATCAACGTTGATCCTGGAACGATGAGCCCTTACCAACACGGTGAAGTCTATGTTCTTGATGATGGTGCTGAGACAGACCTCGACTTGGGCCACTACGAACGCTTCACTTCTGCCAAGCTTTCACAGCACTCCAACTACACGGCAGGCCGAATTTACCAACACGTTATTCAAAAAGAGCGACGCGGTGATTACCTGGGCGCCACCGTTCAAGTCATCCCCCACATCACCAATGAAATTAAAGGTGTGGTTTTAGAGAATGCGAAAGATTGCGATGTTTGCCTGGTAGAAATCGGCGGAACCGTTGGTGATATCGAATCACTTCCCTTCTTAGAAGCCATTCGCCAAATTCCTTACGATGTGGGCAAAGGCAATTGCATCTACATTCACCTCACGCTCGTGCCCTACATTAAGACGGCTGGGGAAGTAAAAACCAAACCCACCCAGCACAGTGTTAAAGAGCTGCGCAACATCGGTATTTCACCCGACATTCTATTGTGCCGCTGCGAAGCACCGCTGACCAAAGCTGTGAAATCTAAAATCTCACTTTTCGGCAGCGTGGGGCTCGACAGCGTTTTCAGTGCAGTCGACGTACCTACAATTTACCAGCTGCCAATTGCACTTCACCAGCAGGGCCTTGATGACAAAATTGCCGAGCTGCTCAATATTTGGAGCCGCGCACCAAGCCTAGACCGCTGGCAGCGGGTGGTTGAAGGTGCTCTCAATCCCAAGAGCCAAACCACCATTGCCATAGTTGGCAAGTACGTTGAGCTGGTCGACTCGTATAAGAGCCTCCATGAATCACTGATCCACGGCGGCCTTTCACACAACACAAAAGTTGAGCTCGACTACATCGACAGTGAAGCACTCGGTAACGGGGATGAAGATGCCCTCAAACGTCTTCGCTCAGCACAAGGCGTTCTGATTCCCGGTGGATTCGGTGAGCGTGGTGTTGAAGGCAAAATCAAAGCTGTTGAGATTGCACGTAAAGAGAAGATTCCATTCTTTGGAATTTGCCTCGGCCTACAAATCGCAGTGATTGAATACGCGCGTAATGTTGCCGGTATTGCCAACGCGACCAGCCAGGAGTTTGACGAGAAGGCATCAGACCAAGTCGTTGCCATCATGGAAGACCAAGTAAGTGTTCGTGAAAAAGGCGGTACGATGCGTTTGGGTGCATACCCGTGCAAGCTTGCCGAAGGCACTTTGAGCCAGAGACTCTACGGCCGTGAGCAAATCAGCGAGCGTCACCGTCACCGTTTTGAAGTCAACAATAAGTACCGGGCACAGCTGGTTGAAAACGGACTTGTCATTGCTGGAACCTCTCCCGATGACCACCTCGTGGAAATGGTTGAACTCAAAGACCACCCATTTTTCGTGGCGTGTCAGTTCCACCCTGAATTCAAGAGTAAGCCTTTTGAGCCTCACCCTATTTTTGAAGGCTTTGTCGGCGCTGCTGTGGAAATCTCTGCAACCCAAGACAACGGTTAA
- a CDS encoding HAD hydrolase family protein, translated as MINKPAPSVGVLNTIEAIVFDCDGVLTDRGLFYDENGGRILRFDARDGFGIALWCRSGLKGSIMSGRPIDIASKRFTELGMTELSGRCHDKRAGLTKLCETWSIEPAKVAFVGDDLPDLAAYSVAGLKIAVKDAAIEVQQAADWILHAPGGQGAAREVCETLLKARGTWQTWLKKHS; from the coding sequence ATGATTAACAAACCAGCTCCAAGCGTCGGTGTTTTAAACACCATCGAGGCCATCGTCTTTGACTGCGATGGTGTACTAACCGACCGCGGTCTCTTCTACGATGAAAACGGTGGTCGTATTCTTCGCTTTGATGCACGAGACGGTTTTGGCATAGCACTATGGTGCCGCTCCGGTCTCAAGGGCTCGATTATGTCGGGACGCCCCATCGACATTGCTTCGAAGCGTTTTACTGAACTCGGTATGACTGAACTCTCTGGACGCTGTCATGACAAGCGCGCCGGTCTAACCAAGCTCTGCGAAACCTGGAGTATAGAGCCAGCCAAGGTCGCTTTTGTTGGAGACGATCTACCTGATTTGGCCGCCTACTCAGTGGCTGGCCTTAAAATCGCGGTCAAAGACGCTGCCATTGAAGTTCAGCAGGCCGCCGACTGGATTCTCCACGCGCCCGGTGGGCAAGGAGCTGCCCGAGAGGTTTGCGAAACACTTCTCAAGGCCCGGGGCACTTGGCAAACGTGGCTTAAGAAGCACAGCTGA
- a CDS encoding lysophospholipid acyltransferase family protein: MDQDDPLNAPLPERWSTKQRVKNTLILKVVKKSFQVLSSIHLEKLMVIVPGLARIGYWAASRDRDRAIVQLQQGLNISYAEARLLTKKMFQHLGKVAMEWIHKETLLSEHPDLQLSDKHRKLFEEALEENNGLIAVTGHIGNWELLAQMVARANFPVVSVARPTYDPRLTRWVDGMRSSQGMKVLWRGSSSSPREILRVFRDNQILGLLIDQDTKVQSTFVPFFGKPAATPTAAASLALRKKTPILIGWLHRTRHGFKPHFERYHYETTDDTPADVHQITADITARLEFAIREYPEQWVWLHKRWKTREKPLNE, translated from the coding sequence ATGGACCAAGACGACCCCCTGAATGCACCGCTCCCCGAGCGTTGGTCTACCAAACAAAGAGTTAAGAACACCTTGATTCTAAAGGTCGTTAAAAAATCCTTCCAAGTTCTAAGCAGTATTCATCTTGAGAAGTTGATGGTCATCGTCCCCGGTCTGGCCCGCATTGGTTACTGGGCTGCATCTCGCGACCGCGACCGCGCGATTGTTCAGCTACAACAAGGGTTGAATATCTCCTACGCCGAGGCCCGGCTTCTCACAAAAAAGATGTTTCAACACCTTGGCAAAGTGGCCATGGAATGGATTCACAAGGAAACTCTCCTAAGTGAGCACCCCGATCTGCAGCTCAGTGACAAGCACCGGAAGCTTTTCGAAGAAGCCCTTGAGGAAAACAATGGCCTCATCGCGGTCACAGGACATATCGGCAACTGGGAACTTCTGGCACAAATGGTTGCCAGAGCAAACTTTCCAGTGGTCAGTGTTGCAAGGCCCACCTATGACCCACGTCTCACCCGGTGGGTTGATGGCATGCGCTCCAGTCAAGGTATGAAAGTTCTCTGGCGCGGCAGCAGCAGCAGTCCCCGAGAGATTTTACGGGTGTTTCGAGACAATCAAATACTGGGCCTACTCATCGACCAAGATACCAAAGTGCAGTCCACATTTGTTCCATTCTTCGGAAAACCAGCAGCCACTCCAACTGCCGCCGCCAGCCTTGCACTGCGGAAAAAGACGCCGATCCTCATCGGCTGGCTTCACCGAACGCGGCACGGGTTCAAACCTCACTTTGAGCGCTACCACTACGAAACCACCGACGATACACCTGCAGATGTCCACCAAATCACCGCCGACATCACCGCGCGGCTTGAATTCGCCATCCGCGAGTACCCTGAACAATGGGTCTGGTTGCACAAACGTTGGAAAACCCGCGAAAAACCATTAAATGAATAA
- the lptB gene encoding LPS export ABC transporter ATP-binding protein, which translates to MTQRLQAQGLSKSYKGREVVKGISFDVCPGEIVGLLGPNGAGKTTSFNMIAGLVRADAGEVHLGESSLSGLPLFKRARLGLGYLPQESTIFRGLTVQQNFEAVYEALGYSRQDTKQKSKEMVKRFNLEHVRENLGSQLSGGERRRVEMARTLIPKPSVVLLDEPFAGVDPIAVGDIRGFISEMRAADIGILITDHNVRETLGICTRSYIIAEGKILISGPPEKIIANDVARRTYLGENFTL; encoded by the coding sequence GTGACCCAGCGACTTCAAGCCCAAGGTTTATCTAAAAGCTACAAAGGCCGGGAAGTAGTGAAAGGCATCTCTTTTGATGTATGCCCCGGTGAAATCGTAGGCTTACTGGGTCCCAACGGTGCGGGCAAAACCACCTCGTTCAATATGATTGCTGGTTTGGTTCGCGCAGACGCTGGTGAAGTTCACTTGGGTGAATCGAGCCTTAGCGGGCTGCCTCTTTTCAAGCGAGCGCGGCTTGGCCTCGGGTATCTCCCCCAAGAGTCCACCATCTTTCGAGGACTCACTGTTCAGCAAAATTTCGAAGCCGTTTATGAAGCTTTGGGCTACAGCCGCCAAGACACCAAGCAGAAGTCAAAAGAGATGGTCAAACGCTTTAACTTAGAGCACGTGAGAGAAAACTTAGGAAGTCAGCTCTCTGGCGGGGAACGTCGGCGCGTTGAAATGGCGAGAACGCTGATCCCCAAACCCTCAGTCGTACTTCTCGATGAGCCTTTTGCAGGAGTCGACCCCATTGCCGTTGGTGATATTCGAGGATTTATTTCTGAGATGAGGGCCGCCGATATTGGCATCCTCATCACTGACCATAACGTTAGAGAAACACTGGGTATTTGTACCCGATCCTACATTATTGCCGAAGGTAAGATCCTGATTTCCGGACCTCCTGAAAAAATAATTGCCAACGACGTGGCGCGTCGTACCTACCTCGGTGAAAACTTTACACTTTAA
- the rpoN gene encoding RNA polymerase factor sigma-54: MAIQLKLQQKMSQQLVMTPQLQQAIKLLQLGHLEIAEELRKELEENPILEERQDGMDDGMSGIDNLDTSVRSDSTEAETQKVAEAPEPKDNAQTELLTDMGKTLEDNQSSPEPTAKEVEKDVDWDNYADSYEYALPSTASHGSADDLPSIEATVSAPTGLVDHMRFQIQMADFSEIETTIAVLLVEELNEDGYLQTDSVDAVLEELEEYGVTRDQIERVVVDLQAFEPTGVCSFTIRECLLRQIQSQTNPDPIAVEIIDKFLPEVEKRQFDKIAKKLKVPLEEIGESFKLIGQLEPRPGNAYSSRQAQYVAPDIYVKKINDEWVISHNEEGIPKLRISGFYKTAMGKSGGQDKAYLQDKMRSAAWLIRSIHMRRRTLHKVMDSILKFQADFFEIGPTHLKPLILKDVAEDVEMHESTISRVTTNKYVHTPRGTFELKYFFNSSINRSGGDTIASESVRNRIGELISNENPKKPLSDQALVKMLQEFDIKIARRTVAKYREMLKIPPSSKRKKVF; the protein is encoded by the coding sequence ATGGCCATTCAGCTTAAACTACAACAGAAAATGTCCCAGCAACTGGTGATGACACCCCAGCTGCAACAGGCCATTAAACTGCTCCAACTCGGACACCTCGAAATCGCCGAAGAGCTTCGTAAAGAACTCGAGGAAAATCCTATCTTAGAAGAACGCCAAGATGGGATGGACGATGGAATGAGCGGTATCGACAATCTCGATACCAGTGTTCGTTCCGACAGCACTGAGGCAGAAACTCAAAAAGTAGCAGAAGCACCCGAGCCCAAAGACAATGCTCAAACTGAACTTCTGACCGATATGGGTAAAACCCTCGAAGATAATCAATCGAGCCCCGAACCAACGGCCAAAGAAGTCGAAAAAGACGTCGACTGGGACAACTACGCAGATAGCTACGAGTACGCCCTGCCCTCGACGGCAAGCCACGGCAGCGCAGATGATTTGCCTTCCATCGAGGCCACTGTAAGCGCACCAACCGGACTTGTTGACCATATGCGCTTTCAAATACAGATGGCGGATTTTTCCGAAATTGAGACTACCATCGCTGTATTGCTCGTCGAAGAGCTTAATGAAGACGGTTACCTGCAAACAGATTCCGTTGATGCCGTTTTAGAAGAGCTCGAAGAATACGGGGTCACCCGCGACCAAATCGAACGCGTTGTTGTAGACCTGCAAGCTTTTGAACCCACTGGCGTATGCAGCTTTACCATTCGGGAGTGCCTCCTTCGGCAAATTCAAAGCCAAACGAACCCAGATCCGATCGCCGTTGAAATCATCGACAAGTTTTTACCTGAAGTTGAAAAACGCCAATTCGACAAAATCGCTAAGAAGCTTAAAGTCCCACTCGAAGAAATCGGTGAATCATTCAAGCTCATCGGTCAGCTAGAGCCGAGACCTGGTAATGCCTACAGCAGTCGCCAAGCTCAGTATGTTGCACCCGATATCTATGTGAAAAAAATCAATGACGAATGGGTCATCTCACATAACGAAGAGGGGATTCCCAAACTGCGAATCTCTGGCTTTTACAAAACCGCGATGGGTAAAAGTGGTGGGCAAGACAAAGCGTATCTCCAAGATAAAATGCGAAGTGCTGCATGGCTGATCCGAAGCATTCATATGCGTCGCCGAACACTTCACAAAGTCATGGATAGTATCCTGAAGTTTCAAGCGGACTTCTTTGAGATTGGACCAACGCATCTCAAGCCACTGATCCTTAAAGATGTGGCTGAAGATGTTGAAATGCACGAATCGACCATCTCACGGGTTACGACGAATAAGTATGTTCACACCCCGCGAGGCACGTTTGAGTTGAAATACTTTTTCAATTCATCCATCAATCGAAGCGGCGGCGACACCATCGCTTCAGAATCTGTACGTAACCGCATCGGCGAGCTCATCAGTAATGAAAACCCGAAGAAACCGCTCAGCGATCAGGCGCTCGTGAAGATGCTTCAAGAATTTGATATCAAAATCGCTCGACGAACCGTCGCTAAATATAGAGAAATGCTCAAGATCCCGCCTTCGTCTAAACGAAAAAAGGTCTTCTAG
- a CDS encoding PTS sugar transporter subunit IIA has translation MKLSDFLSPDHVIANLASTNKQDALREITGFLSTVEKDDALTPKHLFNAITDREELGSTGIGDGVAIPHAKIHGLKSLCACFARSEAGVNFKSIDREPVRLIFMLLVPENSAGLHLKALARISRVLKERDFREHLLQAKTQQAIYEAFIEQDNQA, from the coding sequence ATGAAACTTTCGGACTTTCTCTCTCCAGACCACGTCATTGCAAACCTTGCATCGACCAACAAACAAGATGCCCTTCGGGAGATCACCGGATTTCTATCAACTGTTGAAAAAGACGACGCTCTAACTCCCAAGCACTTGTTCAATGCCATTACGGACCGAGAAGAGCTGGGCTCAACTGGAATCGGTGACGGCGTAGCCATACCGCATGCAAAAATCCATGGTCTAAAAAGTCTTTGCGCTTGTTTTGCCAGATCTGAAGCCGGCGTTAATTTTAAATCCATTGACCGAGAACCTGTACGCTTAATCTTTATGCTTCTCGTTCCCGAAAACTCGGCAGGTCTTCACCTCAAGGCCTTGGCTCGTATTTCAAGAGTTCTTAAAGAACGCGACTTCAGGGAACACCTTCTACAAGCAAAAACTCAGCAAGCCATTTATGAAGCCTTTATCGAACAAGATAACCAGGCGTAA
- the hprK gene encoding HPr(Ser) kinase/phosphatase, whose translation MIAVNTIHEDQSFNLEVSLIAGRNGLDRIIEHPRVQKPGIALAGYVDSIRPNRVQVLGKTEINYLESLKTDERTKSLDGLFSRNVGCITVTTALQLPDELITAAEKYNVPLFLTRLVSSVFINRINSFLDEHLSPEVTVHGVLVDVFGVGILITGPSGIGKSECALDLILRGHRLVADDMVIARQQGYNLIAMGSPLTRLHMEVRGLGIINVKDLFGAASVCQKKNVELIVNMVDWQPNATYDRTGLEEETQKILQTHVPKVTIPIRPGRNVASIIEVAARNHLLKAQGHNSAHEFKALLEERLQAASITLSEDDLG comes from the coding sequence ATGATTGCGGTCAATACCATTCATGAAGACCAAAGTTTTAATTTGGAGGTGAGCCTGATTGCTGGTCGCAATGGGTTGGACCGAATTATTGAGCACCCCCGAGTGCAGAAGCCAGGAATCGCGCTGGCCGGCTATGTCGACTCCATTCGCCCTAACCGAGTTCAAGTTCTCGGTAAAACCGAAATCAATTATCTGGAGAGCCTCAAAACAGACGAGCGCACGAAGTCACTGGACGGGCTATTTTCTCGAAATGTCGGCTGTATCACCGTGACCACCGCACTTCAGCTTCCCGATGAGCTCATTACCGCCGCTGAGAAGTACAACGTTCCTCTTTTTCTCACCCGTTTGGTCTCCAGCGTCTTTATCAACCGCATCAACTCCTTTCTCGATGAACACCTAAGTCCTGAAGTCACCGTGCATGGTGTTCTCGTGGACGTGTTTGGGGTTGGGATTCTCATCACTGGCCCCAGCGGCATTGGTAAGAGCGAATGCGCACTGGATTTAATCTTACGAGGCCACCGGCTTGTTGCCGACGACATGGTCATTGCAAGGCAGCAAGGCTACAACCTCATTGCCATGGGTTCACCGCTAACAAGACTCCACATGGAAGTTCGCGGTCTTGGAATCATTAACGTCAAAGACCTCTTTGGAGCAGCATCAGTTTGTCAGAAGAAGAATGTTGAGCTCATCGTCAATATGGTCGATTGGCAACCCAACGCCACTTACGACCGCACCGGGCTCGAGGAAGAAACGCAAAAAATTCTTCAAACTCATGTACCGAAAGTCACGATTCCTATTCGTCCTGGACGAAACGTAGCTTCTATCATTGAAGTTGCTGCTCGTAACCACCTACTTAAGGCCCAAGGGCATAACTCTGCCCACGAATTCAAGGCGCTTCTTGAAGAACGACTTCAAGCGGCCTCCATAACATTATCTGAGGATGACTTGGGATGA
- the rapZ gene encoding RNase adapter RapZ codes for MSLSLMILTGQSGSGKSTAKRALEDNGYFCVDNLPSALVRPLLKQLVESGEVQKIALVMDARDSSFIESFPKLIEELKTTQHNVHVVYFEATEEVLIRRFSETRRPHPMDEGKGLRASIRTERKLLAPLRELANETIESSSLTPHELRKIAANQLAGQASKDYLKVECLSFGFKYGVPLTANLVFDVRFLKNPYFVPEMRERTGLNQDVKEYVLGTEDCQSLLEHIMGALRFLVPRYQNEGKRYLTVAIGCTGGQHRSVAISEEISRRLQLEKIPSTVRHRDTKEPTS; via the coding sequence ATGAGCTTATCGCTGATGATTCTTACAGGGCAGTCCGGCTCAGGAAAGTCGACCGCCAAACGCGCCCTCGAAGACAACGGCTACTTTTGTGTCGACAACCTGCCCTCGGCCCTGGTCCGCCCACTCCTAAAGCAATTGGTTGAGAGCGGCGAGGTTCAAAAGATTGCGCTGGTTATGGACGCCAGAGACTCAAGCTTTATCGAATCGTTTCCGAAACTCATCGAAGAGCTCAAGACCACACAGCACAATGTCCATGTGGTTTACTTCGAAGCCACCGAGGAAGTGTTGATCCGTAGGTTTTCCGAAACCCGGCGCCCACACCCGATGGACGAAGGTAAAGGTTTACGTGCATCGATTCGCACCGAGCGAAAGCTCTTGGCTCCGCTTCGTGAACTTGCCAACGAGACCATCGAATCCTCGAGCCTAACCCCTCACGAGCTTCGAAAGATTGCGGCCAACCAACTTGCAGGGCAGGCATCCAAGGACTACCTCAAAGTTGAATGCCTAAGCTTTGGCTTTAAATATGGGGTACCGCTCACGGCCAACCTTGTATTCGATGTTCGCTTTCTCAAAAATCCATACTTCGTTCCCGAAATGCGGGAGCGCACTGGATTAAACCAAGATGTAAAAGAATACGTATTGGGCACCGAAGACTGCCAGAGTCTTTTAGAGCACATTATGGGCGCTCTCCGCTTCCTGGTTCCTCGCTATCAAAATGAGGGAAAACGGTATCTAACCGTTGCCATTGGTTGCACTGGAGGCCAACATCGTTCCGTGGCCATCTCGGAAGAAATAAGTCGCAGACTTCAACTCGAAAAAATACCGTCGACGGTTAGACACCGCGACACGAAGGAGCCCACCTCATGA
- a CDS encoding PTS sugar transporter subunit IIA, translating into MIGIVVAAHGQLAEALVTTARLVVPNAEAVFSVSVETGDSSENFERKLDDAMAKLSDTSGVLVLTDMFGGTPSQVSMTKHHTGRVEVITGASLPMLIKALQVCAQEISLLDAAKQIKQSGTRAIVIASEVLGVTKSSNQGESQ; encoded by the coding sequence ATGATCGGCATTGTCGTCGCTGCCCATGGCCAACTTGCTGAAGCTCTGGTCACAACCGCTAGATTGGTTGTTCCCAACGCTGAAGCTGTCTTCAGTGTGAGTGTAGAAACAGGGGACAGCTCTGAGAACTTTGAGCGCAAACTAGATGACGCCATGGCTAAACTCAGTGATACTTCCGGAGTCCTCGTTCTCACCGATATGTTTGGTGGGACACCAAGCCAGGTAAGTATGACCAAGCACCATACCGGGCGCGTAGAAGTTATTACTGGAGCCAGCCTACCGATGCTTATCAAGGCCCTCCAAGTTTGTGCGCAAGAAATTAGCCTCTTAGATGCGGCTAAACAGATCAAGCAAAGCGGAACACGGGCGATTGTTATTGCCAGTGAAGTGCTTGGCGTAACAAAATCATCGAATCAAGGAGAGAGCCAATGA
- a CDS encoding HPr family phosphocarrier protein, translating into MSASNSVTIQHNLGLHLRAAGALVQLASRYQSKLFIKYGSLTANGKSIMSVLSLAAPCGATLEISAEGNDADEALQSVIELIRQNFGIE; encoded by the coding sequence ATGAGTGCCAGTAACAGCGTAACCATTCAACACAATCTTGGCTTGCATCTACGTGCCGCAGGCGCCCTCGTACAGCTTGCTTCCCGTTATCAAAGCAAGTTGTTTATTAAATACGGCAGTCTCACCGCCAACGGTAAAAGTATTATGAGCGTTCTATCTCTTGCAGCTCCTTGCGGTGCGACGCTCGAGATTTCCGCAGAAGGCAACGATGCCGATGAAGCTCTTCAATCTGTCATTGAGCTGATTCGTCAAAATTTCGGAATCGAGTAA